Genomic window (Hydrogenimonas cancrithermarum):
TCGAGCTCAAGGAGAACGGTGCTCCGACGCTTCACATCAAAGAGACGAAAAACGGCATCGTCATCGACGAATACAAAGGCAAAGTGCTGTTGCTCAATTTTTTCGGGAAACATTGCAAATGGTGTATGAAAGAGATCCCGCATCTGGTAGAACTTCAGAAGAAACATAAAGAGAAACTCCAGATCGTCGCCATCCATGCCCAACAGCCTATGACACTCGGCGAACGGTCGATGCTCGAAAAGAGATTTCACTTCAACTATCCGA
Coding sequences:
- a CDS encoding TlpA family protein disulfide reductase, coding for MKRLFATLLTLAALFFQTASAEDVTLTFELKENGAPTLHIKETKNGIVIDEYKGKVLLLNFFGKHCKWCMKEIPHLVELQKKHKEKLQIVAIHAQQPMTLGERSMLEKRFHFNYPIYEYMNNQDFVQYISHRAQWSGALPFSIIFDKHGSAAKIIPGYAPKEDLEKFIGFLIEQK